One Streptomyces sp. P9-A2 DNA window includes the following coding sequences:
- a CDS encoding FtsX-like permease family protein, translating into MNAAASPGTHPSPALRSDLRLAWLLTHGSDRREWWRVTLTATGAALATGFALAAGVLLSLGVRRTGTSVAEGLVDEPGTRAGVILGLLLLLVPVLGFLGQCARVGAVHRDRRLAGLRLAGATPWQVRRIAALETGLACLLGSAVATVVSVLLLLGLESRPDVLAWVVVALVALAVPALGAAVGALALRRVVASPLGRVRRVTEIRSARGPGRLFLGGAVLVVAVGVVSALAGRTSAGGANWAFLVTVFAALLAVGAGAVWLAGASSRLIGRVLAGRARSATVLIAAERLRADPWAASRTHAAVLLVTVVGTGFMGVRHAFLAVLHRDRETLGASTSYYTTGLNLTAAAITVAVLITLSGLAVGTAESLATRRRGLAAQTAAGVPRSVLNRALLLETALPLAPALLLAGIGGMAFGVGYSTLTATSLPWTALLVPPAAYAACLLASATALPLLRRSADPSQLRYA; encoded by the coding sequence GTGAACGCCGCCGCCTCTCCAGGTACGCATCCCTCCCCCGCCCTGCGCTCCGACCTGCGGCTGGCCTGGCTGCTCACCCACGGTTCGGACCGGCGGGAGTGGTGGCGGGTCACGCTCACCGCGACCGGCGCGGCGCTGGCCACCGGGTTCGCGCTCGCGGCCGGTGTCCTGCTGTCGCTGGGGGTCCGCAGGACCGGCACGTCCGTCGCCGAAGGGCTGGTGGACGAGCCGGGGACGCGCGCCGGGGTGATCCTCGGTCTGCTGCTCCTGCTGGTCCCGGTGCTGGGGTTCCTCGGGCAGTGCGCCCGTGTCGGCGCCGTGCACCGGGACCGGCGGCTGGCCGGGCTGCGGCTGGCCGGGGCGACGCCCTGGCAGGTGCGGCGGATCGCCGCGCTGGAGACGGGTCTTGCCTGCCTGCTCGGCTCGGCGGTCGCGACCGTCGTCTCGGTCCTGCTCCTGCTGGGCCTGGAGTCCCGGCCGGACGTCCTCGCCTGGGTGGTGGTCGCGCTGGTCGCCCTCGCGGTACCCGCACTGGGCGCGGCGGTGGGCGCGCTGGCCCTGCGCCGGGTGGTGGCCTCACCACTCGGCCGGGTACGCCGGGTGACGGAGATCCGTTCGGCCCGCGGTCCCGGCCGGCTGTTCCTGGGCGGGGCGGTGCTGGTGGTCGCGGTGGGCGTGGTGTCCGCGCTGGCGGGCCGCACCTCGGCCGGCGGGGCGAACTGGGCGTTCCTGGTGACGGTGTTCGCCGCGCTGCTCGCGGTCGGCGCGGGCGCGGTGTGGCTGGCCGGGGCCTCCTCCCGGCTGATCGGGCGGGTGCTCGCGGGCCGGGCCCGGTCGGCGACGGTCCTGATCGCGGCGGAGCGGCTGCGTGCCGACCCGTGGGCGGCGTCCCGTACGCATGCGGCCGTGCTGCTGGTGACGGTCGTCGGCACCGGGTTCATGGGAGTACGCCACGCGTTCCTCGCGGTACTGCACCGCGACCGGGAGACCTTGGGCGCCTCCACGTCGTACTACACGACAGGCCTGAACCTGACCGCCGCGGCGATCACGGTGGCGGTACTGATCACCCTGAGCGGCCTCGCCGTCGGCACCGCCGAGTCGCTGGCCACCCGTCGGCGGGGACTGGCCGCGCAGACGGCCGCCGGTGTCCCGCGCTCGGTACTGAACCGGGCGCTGCTCCTGGAGACCGCGCTGCCCCTGGCCCCGGCCCTGCTCCTCGCGGGCATCGGCGGCATGGCGTTCGGTGTCGGCTACAGCACCCTGACGGCCACGTCCCTCCCGTGGACCGCCCTGCTGGTCCCCCCGGCCGCCTACGCGGCCTGCCTCCTGGCCTCGGCCACGGCCCTCCCCCTGCTGCGCCGCTCGGCCGACCCGTCCCAACTGCGTTACGCCTGA
- a CDS encoding F0F1 ATP synthase subunit B: protein MNLGPLEPKIGDLVVAVACFSLVFGLFAKVILPRIRKTLEEREDAIEGNIERAEAARIEAERIHDEYKNELAEAYREFAHIRQEAREQGAQIIAAAREEGARQRDSLVAAAHSQLEVDRALAAAALNESVRLLAVELAGRIVGEPLDDFADNSEIIDRYFDELEAGSSVK, encoded by the coding sequence ATGAATCTCGGACCACTCGAACCCAAGATAGGCGACCTTGTCGTCGCAGTTGCATGCTTCTCCTTAGTCTTCGGCCTTTTTGCGAAGGTCATCCTCCCGCGCATCCGCAAGACGCTGGAGGAGCGCGAGGATGCCATCGAGGGCAACATCGAGCGCGCCGAAGCCGCTCGGATTGAAGCTGAGCGCATCCACGACGAGTACAAGAACGAGCTTGCCGAAGCCTACCGGGAATTCGCCCATATCCGGCAAGAAGCAAGGGAACAGGGCGCCCAAATCATCGCAGCCGCCCGAGAGGAGGGCGCTCGTCAGCGTGATTCCCTTGTCGCAGCGGCGCACTCTCAGCTCGAAGTCGACCGAGCCTTGGCAGCCGCCGCACTCAACGAGAGTGTGCGCCTGCTTGCAGTCGAACTGGCGGGCCGAATCGTTGGTGAGCCTCTCGACGATTTCGCTGACAACAGCGAAATCATCGACCGCTACTTCGATGAGCTGGAAGCCGGCTCGTCAGTGAAGTAA
- a CDS encoding HNH endonuclease — translation MPHVLVLNASYEPLGVVPLRRALVLVLESKAVCLEESGAYLHSATVTVPAPSVVRLKRFVRVPYRGPVPLTRRALFARDGGRCMYCGGVATSVDHVIPRSRGGKHVWDNVVASCRRCNHVKADRHLFELGWRLRHKPAPPSGLAWRIIGTGHRDPCWLPYLQPYGADDAMARIDGLSRMDGISA, via the coding sequence GTGCCGCATGTCCTGGTTCTCAACGCGTCGTACGAGCCGCTCGGCGTCGTACCGCTCCGCCGCGCGCTCGTCCTCGTCCTCGAGAGCAAGGCCGTATGCCTCGAGGAGTCCGGCGCCTACCTGCACAGCGCGACCGTCACAGTCCCCGCACCCAGCGTGGTCCGGCTCAAGCGATTCGTGCGGGTCCCCTACCGGGGGCCCGTTCCACTCACCCGCCGCGCGCTCTTCGCCCGCGACGGGGGCCGGTGCATGTACTGCGGTGGCGTCGCAACCAGCGTCGACCACGTCATCCCGCGCAGCCGCGGGGGCAAACACGTCTGGGACAACGTGGTGGCGTCCTGCCGCCGCTGCAACCACGTGAAGGCCGACCGTCACCTGTTCGAACTGGGCTGGCGGCTGCGCCACAAACCGGCCCCGCCCTCCGGCCTGGCCTGGCGCATCATCGGCACCGGCCACCGCGACCCGTGCTGGCTCCCCTACCTCCAGCCCTACGGCGCGGACGACGCGATGGCCCGCATCGACGGCCTGTCCCGCATGGACGGCATCTCCGCCTGA
- a CDS encoding mechanosensitive ion channel family protein, with protein MSLSAVPLAEEPSPTPSDSGTPMVPTLKDAHESATNAAGWVEENWSTWLAIGLRVLLIVVIAAVLRVFVRRAITKLIDRMSRTGQAVDGTGIGGLLVNSERRRQRSQAIGSVLRSVASFLILGTAALMVLGTFQINLAPLLASAGVAGVAIGFGARNLVTDFLSGVFMILEDQYGVGDTVDAGVATGEVIEVGLRVTKLRGADGEIWYVRNGEVKRIGNLSQGWATANVDVTVRADEDLDHVKATLVAVAERMGKEDPWNELLWSPIEILGLDSVLLDSMVVRVSAKTMPGKSLTVERELRWRIKRAFDAAGIRIVGGATAPVEMEGPDPAASVAPPSAYASSISPQSIAASPLTPPPSTKK; from the coding sequence GTGTCCCTGTCCGCCGTCCCCCTGGCCGAGGAGCCGTCCCCGACCCCCTCGGATTCCGGGACCCCGATGGTGCCCACGCTCAAGGACGCCCACGAGAGCGCCACCAACGCCGCCGGCTGGGTGGAGGAGAACTGGTCCACCTGGCTCGCGATCGGGCTCAGGGTGCTGCTCATCGTGGTGATAGCCGCCGTGCTGAGAGTGTTCGTGCGGCGGGCGATCACCAAGCTCATCGACCGGATGTCCCGGACCGGCCAGGCCGTGGACGGCACCGGGATCGGCGGGCTCCTGGTCAACTCCGAGCGGCGGCGCCAGCGCTCGCAGGCGATCGGCTCGGTGCTGCGCTCGGTCGCGTCGTTCCTGATCCTGGGCACGGCCGCGCTGATGGTCCTGGGCACCTTCCAGATCAACCTGGCCCCGCTGCTGGCCTCGGCCGGTGTCGCCGGTGTGGCGATCGGTTTCGGCGCCCGCAACCTGGTGACGGACTTCCTCTCCGGCGTGTTCATGATCCTCGAGGACCAGTACGGCGTCGGCGACACCGTCGACGCGGGCGTCGCCACCGGCGAGGTCATCGAGGTCGGCCTGCGGGTGACCAAGCTGCGCGGCGCCGACGGCGAGATCTGGTACGTGCGCAACGGCGAGGTCAAGCGCATCGGGAACCTCTCCCAGGGCTGGGCGACCGCCAACGTCGACGTGACCGTCCGCGCGGACGAGGACCTGGACCACGTCAAGGCCACCCTCGTCGCCGTCGCCGAGAGGATGGGCAAGGAGGATCCCTGGAACGAGCTCCTGTGGAGCCCCATCGAGATCCTCGGCCTCGACTCCGTCCTGCTGGACTCGATGGTGGTCCGCGTCTCGGCGAAGACCATGCCCGGCAAGTCCCTGACCGTGGAGCGCGAGCTGCGCTGGCGCATCAAGCGCGCCTTCGACGCGGCCGGCATCCGTATCGTCGGGGGCGCCACCGCCCCGGTGGAGATGGAGGGCCCCGACCCGGCGGCGTCCGTCGCGCCCCCGTCCGCGTACGCGAGCAGCATCTCGCCGCAGTCCATCGCGGCGTCCCCGCTGACCCCGCCGCCGAGCACGAAGAAGTAG
- a CDS encoding 6-phospho-beta-glucosidase encodes MKLTVVGGGSTYTPELVDGFARLRDSLPVEELVLVDPAADRLELVGGLARRIFARQGHGGRIVTTSDLDAAVDGTDAVLLQLRVGGQAARQRDETWPLECGCVGQETTGAGGLAKALRTVPVVLDIAERVRRANPDAWIIDFTNPVGIVTRALLEAGHRAVGLCNVAIGLQRKFAVHLGVDPAGLHLDHVGLNHLTWETAVRRGGPGGEDVLPELLRGHGDAIAADLRLPRAVLDRLGVVPSYYLRYYYAHDEVVRELRTKPSRAAEVAGMERRLLALYADPALDEKPALLAERGGAYYSEAAVDLAAALLRGAGSPYQVVNTRNGSTLPFLPEDAVIEVQAAVGTEGASPLPVPRVDPLFAGLMANVTAYEDLALDAALRGGRERVFRALLAHPLIGQYEYAEKLTDQLVAHNREHLTWT; translated from the coding sequence ATGAAACTCACCGTGGTCGGCGGGGGTTCGACCTACACGCCCGAACTCGTCGACGGCTTCGCCCGGTTGCGGGACAGCCTGCCGGTCGAGGAGCTGGTGCTGGTCGATCCGGCGGCGGACCGGCTGGAGTTGGTGGGCGGTCTGGCCCGCCGGATCTTCGCCCGTCAGGGGCACGGCGGGCGGATCGTCACCACGTCGGACCTGGACGCGGCCGTGGACGGCACCGACGCGGTGCTGCTCCAGCTGCGGGTGGGCGGGCAGGCGGCCAGGCAGCGGGACGAGACCTGGCCGCTGGAGTGCGGTTGCGTCGGCCAGGAGACGACCGGTGCCGGTGGCCTGGCCAAGGCGCTGCGCACGGTCCCGGTGGTGCTCGACATCGCCGAGCGGGTCCGGCGCGCCAACCCGGACGCCTGGATCATCGACTTCACCAACCCCGTCGGCATCGTCACCCGGGCGCTGCTGGAAGCCGGGCACCGGGCGGTGGGGCTGTGCAACGTCGCCATCGGACTCCAGCGGAAGTTCGCCGTACACCTCGGCGTCGACCCCGCCGGGCTGCACCTCGACCACGTGGGCCTGAACCATCTCACCTGGGAGACCGCGGTGCGCCGGGGCGGCCCCGGGGGCGAGGACGTCCTGCCCGAACTGCTGCGAGGCCACGGCGACGCGATCGCCGCCGACCTCCGGCTGCCCCGCGCCGTCCTGGACCGGCTGGGCGTGGTCCCCTCGTACTACCTGCGGTACTACTACGCGCACGACGAGGTCGTACGGGAGCTGCGCACCAAGCCGTCCCGGGCCGCCGAGGTGGCCGGCATGGAGCGCCGGCTGCTCGCCCTCTACGCCGACCCCGCCCTCGACGAGAAACCGGCGCTGCTGGCCGAGCGCGGCGGCGCCTACTACTCCGAGGCGGCCGTGGACCTGGCGGCGGCCCTGCTGCGCGGTGCCGGCAGCCCGTACCAGGTGGTGAACACGCGCAACGGCTCCACGCTGCCGTTCCTCCCCGAGGACGCGGTGATCGAGGTGCAGGCGGCCGTGGGCACCGAGGGAGCGAGCCCACTGCCCGTTCCGCGCGTGGACCCCCTCTTCGCGGGCCTGATGGCGAACGTCACCGCCTACGAGGACCTGGCGCTCGACGCGGCCCTGCGCGGCGGCCGCGAGCGGGTCTTCCGCGCCCTGCTCGCCCATCCCCTGATCGGCCAGTACGAGTACGCCGAGAAGCTCACCGACCAGCTCGTCGCACACAACCGGGAGCACCTCACGTGGACCTGA
- a CDS encoding N-acetylglucosamine kinase, producing MTAGVLAVDAGNSKTDVAVVAHDGEVLATARGGGFRPPTVGVETAVDALARAVTTAFTAAGVSRVAHVSACLANADLPIEEERLTAALAARGWGETVEVRNDTFAVLRAGATEPRGVAVVCGAGINCVGMRPDGRTARFPALGRVSGDWGGGWALAEEALWHAARAEDGRGPATALAGTLPAHFGLPDMPALIEALHLERLPPRRRHELAPVLFATAADGDPVSGAIVDRQADEVASMAVVALTRLDLLAEETPVLLGGSVLAARHPRLDNRIRALLAERAPKAVPRVVTAAPVLGAALLGLDRLAAPPSAQARLRAHYGQA from the coding sequence CTGACCGCGGGCGTCCTCGCCGTCGACGCCGGCAACAGCAAGACGGACGTCGCCGTGGTCGCCCACGACGGCGAGGTCCTGGCCACCGCCCGGGGCGGGGGGTTCCGGCCGCCGACGGTCGGTGTGGAGACCGCCGTGGACGCGCTGGCGCGGGCCGTCACCACCGCGTTCACCGCCGCCGGTGTCTCCCGCGTCGCGCATGTCTCGGCCTGCCTGGCCAACGCGGACCTCCCCATCGAGGAGGAGCGGCTGACGGCGGCTCTGGCGGCACGCGGCTGGGGCGAGACCGTGGAGGTCCGCAACGACACCTTCGCCGTCCTGCGCGCCGGGGCCACCGAGCCCCGCGGGGTGGCCGTCGTGTGCGGGGCGGGCATCAACTGCGTCGGCATGCGCCCGGACGGCCGCACCGCGCGCTTCCCGGCGCTCGGCCGCGTCTCCGGCGACTGGGGCGGCGGTTGGGCCCTGGCGGAGGAGGCCCTGTGGCACGCGGCCCGCGCCGAGGACGGCCGCGGTCCCGCCACCGCCCTCGCCGGCACCCTCCCGGCACACTTCGGCCTCCCGGACATGCCGGCCCTCATCGAGGCCCTGCACCTGGAGCGCCTCCCGCCCCGGCGCCGTCACGAACTGGCACCGGTGCTCTTCGCCACAGCGGCCGACGGCGATCCGGTCTCGGGCGCGATCGTCGACCGCCAGGCCGACGAGGTGGCGTCGATGGCGGTCGTGGCACTGACCCGCCTGGACCTGCTCGCCGAGGAGACACCCGTCCTGCTGGGCGGCAGCGTCCTGGCCGCCCGGCATCCCCGGCTGGACAACCGGATCCGCGCCCTGCTCGCCGAGCGCGCGCCCAAGGCCGTCCCCCGGGTCGTCACCGCCGCCCCGGTCCTGGGCGCGGCCCTCCTGGGCCTGGACCGCCTGGCGGCCCCACCGAGCGCCCAGGCCCGGCTGCGGGCCCATTACGGGCAGGCGTAG
- a CDS encoding glutamate ABC transporter substrate-binding protein: protein MRNVRRLRAGLRGWGGVGAMATLCALALIFALVLTRTGSSPGPGKEPRTAGQGVTDAMDAKAAEECDDPEKQTLTPSDTDGQVIDAIKARPDEKRKLIVGIDQNSYGWGYRDPNSGGGTRLEGFDIDLAHRIAEDILGDRDAVQFKAIPTDQRIQAIQDGRVDMIVRTMTINCERLEDVAFSAPYFTTGQQVLAPKISPVQGYGPTLAGRKICTAAGSTAYTNLEADKARGALPRSADIRTTVPNQLDCLVRLQLGEVDAVVTDAALAGGQAAQDPTVELKGDSFTTEYYGVAMKDDADDLVRRVNQVLVDFGEDTANGWQASYERWLSKTLGSDPGSSEPPAPEYLRVS, encoded by the coding sequence ATGAGGAACGTACGACGTCTGCGGGCCGGCCTGCGGGGCTGGGGCGGGGTGGGCGCGATGGCCACCCTCTGCGCGCTCGCGCTGATCTTCGCGCTGGTGCTGACCCGCACCGGGTCCTCCCCCGGGCCCGGCAAGGAGCCGAGGACCGCCGGACAGGGCGTGACGGACGCCATGGACGCGAAGGCGGCCGAGGAGTGCGACGATCCCGAGAAGCAGACCCTGACCCCCTCCGACACCGACGGCCAGGTCATCGACGCGATCAAGGCCCGCCCGGACGAGAAGCGGAAGCTGATCGTCGGCATCGACCAGAACAGCTACGGCTGGGGCTACCGCGACCCCAACAGCGGGGGCGGCACCCGGCTCGAGGGCTTCGACATCGACCTGGCGCACCGCATCGCCGAGGACATACTCGGCGACCGGGACGCGGTCCAGTTCAAGGCGATCCCCACCGACCAGCGCATCCAGGCGATCCAGGACGGCCGGGTCGACATGATCGTCCGCACCATGACGATCAACTGCGAGCGCCTGGAGGACGTGGCGTTCTCCGCCCCGTACTTCACCACGGGACAGCAGGTCCTGGCCCCGAAGATCTCCCCGGTCCAGGGGTACGGTCCCACGCTCGCGGGCCGGAAGATCTGCACGGCGGCGGGCTCCACCGCGTACACGAACCTGGAGGCGGACAAGGCGAGGGGCGCCCTCCCCCGGTCGGCCGACATCCGCACCACCGTCCCCAACCAGCTCGACTGCCTGGTACGGCTGCAGCTCGGCGAGGTCGACGCGGTCGTCACCGACGCCGCGCTCGCCGGCGGCCAGGCCGCGCAGGACCCGACGGTGGAACTCAAGGGCGACTCCTTCACGACCGAGTACTACGGCGTGGCGATGAAGGACGACGCGGACGACCTGGTCCGCCGGGTCAACCAGGTCCTGGTGGACTTCGGCGAGGACACCGCGAACGGATGGCAGGCCTCGTACGAGCGTTGGCTGTCGAAGACACTGGGCAGTGATCCGGGCAGTTCCGAACCACCGGCACCGGAGTACCTGCGCGTGAGCTGA